In Halorubellus sp. JP-L1, one DNA window encodes the following:
- a CDS encoding AbrB/MazE/SpoVT family DNA-binding domain-containing protein, whose amino-acid sequence MTDDAPKMPWSPAMMRQFQEQMQEAGESAMSTQQELFQQVLQASSGGSDAMTDLRGLTMGSAMFKTRVQSGGRISIPDAEREALDIGEGDIVQTIVIPVKRNDSDSNE is encoded by the coding sequence ATGACGGACGATGCGCCGAAGATGCCCTGGTCGCCCGCGATGATGCGGCAGTTCCAGGAGCAGATGCAGGAAGCAGGCGAATCCGCGATGAGCACCCAGCAGGAACTGTTCCAGCAGGTCCTCCAGGCCTCCTCGGGCGGGTCCGACGCGATGACGGACCTGCGGGGGCTGACGATGGGATCGGCGATGTTCAAGACCCGCGTCCAGTCCGGCGGACGCATCAGCATCCCCGACGCCGAGCGCGAGGCGCTCGACATCGGCGAGGGCGACATCGTCCAGACGATCGTCATCCCAGTCAAGCGAAACGACAGTGATTCCAATGAGTGA
- a CDS encoding MaoC family dehydratase, whose translation MSERHSDVSTPLTAMASAWTNFAESAVKGATAANRAAFSAFTVDGYADAYDDDASEVEEVRDASIPSLAYEELDWTFERTVDAAADITVGDTVSFEKEIDEDDVRAFARASGDTNRLHLDDEFAAETRFGGRIAHGTLVSGLISAALARLPGLTIYLGQDLEFQGPVQIGDRVSATVEVLEDLGNRQYRLSTVVHDESSDEPVVDGEAVVLIDELPDE comes from the coding sequence ATGAGCGAACGACACAGCGACGTTTCGACGCCGTTGACCGCGATGGCGTCTGCCTGGACGAACTTCGCGGAGAGTGCGGTGAAAGGAGCAACGGCGGCGAACCGAGCGGCGTTCTCGGCGTTCACCGTCGACGGGTACGCGGACGCCTACGACGACGACGCGAGCGAAGTCGAGGAGGTCCGCGATGCGTCCATCCCCTCGCTCGCGTACGAGGAACTCGACTGGACGTTCGAACGGACCGTCGACGCGGCGGCCGACATCACGGTCGGCGATACGGTGAGCTTCGAGAAGGAGATCGACGAAGACGACGTTCGAGCGTTCGCACGCGCGAGCGGCGACACGAACCGCCTGCACCTCGACGACGAGTTCGCGGCCGAGACGCGCTTCGGCGGCCGGATCGCACACGGCACGCTCGTCTCGGGACTCATCAGCGCGGCGCTCGCGCGGCTCCCCGGTCTGACGATCTACCTCGGGCAGGACCTCGAGTTCCAGGGGCCGGTCCAGATCGGCGACCGCGTCAGCGCGACCGTCGAGGTCCTCGAGGACCTCGGGAACCGCCAGTATCGACTCTCGACTGTCGTCCACGACGAGTCCTCGGACGAGCCCGTCGTTGACGGCGAGGCCGTCGTCCTCATCGACGAACTCCCCGACGAGTGA
- a CDS encoding alpha-1 4-glucan-protein synthase, with amino-acid sequence MTEPDVCVVVPTIREWDCVEDYVANARDHGFDTDRLEFVLVTEDFCPTDEMRDMLSDLDVEGEVFDENGREEWYEEHGIGEYEHLVPAASHAQTSFGLLYLWAQDHPYCVFVDDDTRPHDDVDFFGTHMANLAYEGELTEVASDEQWVNVLYQNFDEHDLYPRGYPYSAMDEEREVGTTTVSEVVASQGLWTNVPDLDAVRILMDGDLQGQAQTRTSVEDFGEDFVAARGNYLTVCSMNLAFRREIVPAFYQCPMDDNAWDVGRFDDIWSGLFLKRACDVLGKRIYNGDPLCHHDKAPRSTFGDLANEVPGLELNEHVWEVVDDAGANADSYAAVMDAMATALADGDFGDWENGAFLNHVGEYMQDWLDALDALDGLSSRERAPAVADD; translated from the coding sequence ATGACTGAACCCGACGTCTGCGTCGTCGTGCCGACGATACGCGAGTGGGACTGCGTCGAGGACTACGTCGCGAACGCCCGCGACCACGGCTTCGACACCGACCGCCTGGAGTTCGTCCTCGTCACCGAGGACTTCTGTCCGACCGACGAGATGCGCGACATGCTCTCCGACCTCGACGTCGAGGGCGAGGTGTTCGACGAAAACGGGCGCGAGGAGTGGTACGAAGAACACGGGATCGGCGAGTACGAGCACCTCGTGCCCGCGGCGAGTCACGCACAGACCTCCTTCGGCCTCCTGTACCTCTGGGCCCAGGACCACCCCTACTGCGTGTTCGTCGACGACGACACCCGGCCGCACGACGACGTGGACTTCTTCGGTACGCACATGGCGAACCTCGCCTACGAGGGCGAGCTGACCGAGGTGGCCTCGGACGAGCAGTGGGTGAACGTCCTCTACCAGAACTTCGACGAGCACGACCTCTACCCGCGGGGCTACCCGTACTCTGCGATGGACGAGGAGCGCGAGGTCGGTACGACCACGGTCTCCGAGGTCGTCGCGTCCCAGGGCCTCTGGACGAACGTCCCCGACCTCGACGCGGTCCGAATCCTGATGGACGGCGACCTCCAGGGGCAGGCCCAGACCCGCACGAGCGTCGAAGACTTCGGCGAGGACTTCGTCGCGGCGCGCGGCAACTACCTCACGGTCTGCTCGATGAACCTCGCGTTCCGCCGCGAGATCGTGCCCGCGTTCTACCAGTGTCCGATGGACGACAACGCGTGGGACGTCGGCCGGTTCGACGACATCTGGAGCGGGCTGTTCCTCAAGCGCGCGTGCGACGTCCTCGGGAAGCGCATCTACAACGGCGATCCGCTCTGTCACCACGACAAGGCCCCGCGCTCGACGTTCGGCGACCTCGCGAACGAGGTGCCGGGGCTCGAACTGAACGAGCACGTCTGGGAGGTCGTCGACGACGCCGGCGCGAACGCCGACTCCTACGCCGCGGTGATGGACGCGATGGCGACCGCACTCGCCGACGGCGACTTCGGGGACTGGGAGAACGGTGCGTTCCTGAACCACGTCGGCGAGTACATGCAAGACTGGCTGGACGCCCTCGACGCGCTCGACGGGCTGTCGTCGCGCGAGCGCGCGCCAGCGGTCGCGGACGACTGA
- a CDS encoding extracellular solute-binding protein, translating into MSNDDASVGRIGRRELLATSAVSAAAASAGCLGLFDDESSNDLSLSEFRGSGPFVSGRAAPEGTSMDDLDDLSGSLAIYIGGGEGGLYRGLIELLEEKYPDFEANLKSAPSTQLANTIIEEKKSGQSRADVFWSIDASSLGLVANEGYAASLSDDVLSPVPSELQDSEGRWVGVAGRARAIPYNTNQFSEDDIPSDVTAFANQSKFADSMGWGPTYGAFKSFVTAMRIMEGRGATKTWLQGMLDQNVEEFRDEYFTSRGVATGAVGAGFANHYYALRVQAAREDPPIDLAFTENDAGALVNVSGIEAIEGTQNAELAELFARHLLTAEAQEFFATRAYAYPMIPGVQPVGDLPTIDELNPPELDLTKLSDLEPTLELMREVGVL; encoded by the coding sequence ATGAGCAACGACGACGCGTCTGTCGGTCGGATCGGTCGCCGCGAACTCCTCGCGACGTCGGCAGTCAGTGCAGCCGCGGCCTCCGCGGGCTGTCTCGGCCTCTTCGACGACGAAAGCAGCAACGACCTCTCCCTGAGCGAGTTCCGGGGCTCTGGCCCGTTCGTCTCCGGCCGCGCAGCCCCCGAAGGCACCTCCATGGACGACCTCGACGACCTCTCCGGGAGCCTCGCCATCTACATCGGCGGCGGCGAAGGCGGCCTCTACCGCGGTCTCATCGAACTCCTCGAGGAGAAGTACCCCGACTTCGAGGCGAACCTCAAGTCCGCGCCCTCCACGCAGCTCGCCAACACCATCATCGAGGAGAAGAAGAGCGGGCAGAGTCGCGCGGACGTCTTCTGGAGCATCGACGCGTCCTCGCTCGGCCTCGTCGCGAACGAGGGCTACGCAGCGTCGCTCTCGGACGACGTCCTGAGTCCCGTCCCCAGCGAACTCCAGGATTCCGAAGGCCGTTGGGTCGGCGTCGCCGGCCGCGCCCGCGCCATCCCCTACAACACGAACCAGTTCAGCGAAGACGACATTCCCAGCGACGTCACCGCGTTCGCGAACCAGTCGAAGTTCGCCGACTCGATGGGCTGGGGGCCGACGTACGGTGCGTTCAAGTCCTTCGTCACCGCGATGCGCATCATGGAGGGCCGCGGAGCGACGAAGACGTGGCTCCAGGGCATGCTCGACCAGAACGTCGAGGAGTTCCGCGACGAGTACTTCACCTCTCGCGGCGTCGCCACCGGCGCGGTCGGCGCCGGGTTCGCGAACCACTACTACGCCCTCCGCGTGCAGGCCGCCCGCGAGGACCCGCCGATCGACCTGGCGTTCACGGAGAACGACGCCGGCGCGCTCGTCAACGTCTCCGGCATCGAAGCCATCGAGGGCACGCAGAACGCCGAGCTCGCCGAACTGTTCGCGCGCCACCTCCTGACCGCGGAAGCCCAGGAGTTCTTCGCGACGCGCGCGTACGCTTACCCGATGATTCCCGGCGTCCAGCCCGTCGGTGACCTCCCGACCATCGACGAACTCAACCCGCCGGAGCTCGACCTCACGAAGCTCAGCGACCTCGAACCGACCCTCGAACTGATGCGGGAGGTCGGCGTCCTCTGA
- a CDS encoding iron ABC transporter permease encodes MATEEGLLAALRREARGDGTLALTLLSAAVAALVLSPVLWIVVEAAGVGVDGAFDLFAAELDTVRNSLLVVAVVTGASILLGLPLAILTSQTDLPGRRFWTVAVSLPLVVPSYIGAFAYFNASGPNGDIATTLATLGLDVHVPPIRGLLGTVLVLTLFTFPYVFLATRASLASFDATLLEAARTLNHSRRSAFLKVVLPQVLPGVAAGALLVALYALSDFGTPAIMGYDVFTKVLYTSNYDIQLTALLSVQLLAVTAVVIALESAVESGDASGYASTNPRASTRLELGWLKAPALAFCALVVAACLAVPVGLLVLWLVRDTGGAGSGYAFSWEYGWNSLTVSVLAAAGSILMALPVAYTSVADDSRLTRLLERGTYVGYAVPGIVVGIALVAMGNRFAPAIYGTIPLMVFAYVVRFLPQAVGSVRSSLLQVDGRLVEAARTLGHSPAATFRKVTLPLVVPGVVSGAALVFLTTMKELPATLLLRPLGFETLVTYIWMVQESRHYGKAAVPALALVGLSAISMLVLLSRGGDDVA; translated from the coding sequence ATGGCGACCGAGGAGGGATTGCTCGCGGCGCTCCGTCGCGAGGCACGCGGCGACGGCACGCTCGCACTCACCCTCCTGAGCGCCGCCGTCGCCGCGCTCGTCCTGTCGCCGGTCCTCTGGATCGTCGTCGAGGCCGCCGGCGTCGGGGTCGACGGCGCCTTCGACCTGTTCGCGGCCGAGCTCGACACGGTCCGCAACAGCCTCCTCGTCGTCGCCGTCGTCACCGGCGCGTCGATCCTCCTCGGCCTTCCACTGGCGATCCTGACCAGTCAGACCGACCTCCCCGGCCGTCGGTTCTGGACGGTCGCCGTCTCGCTCCCGCTCGTCGTCCCGAGCTACATCGGCGCGTTCGCGTACTTCAACGCGAGCGGCCCGAACGGCGACATCGCGACGACGCTCGCCACGCTCGGTCTGGACGTCCACGTCCCCCCGATTCGCGGCCTTCTCGGGACCGTGCTCGTCCTGACCCTGTTCACGTTCCCGTACGTCTTCCTGGCGACGCGCGCGAGCCTCGCATCGTTCGACGCCACCCTCCTCGAGGCCGCACGCACCCTGAATCACTCCCGGCGCTCGGCGTTCCTGAAGGTCGTCCTCCCGCAAGTCCTGCCCGGCGTCGCCGCCGGCGCGCTCCTCGTGGCGCTGTACGCGCTCTCGGACTTCGGGACGCCAGCGATCATGGGGTACGACGTCTTCACGAAAGTCCTCTACACGTCGAACTACGACATCCAGCTCACCGCGTTGCTATCCGTGCAGTTGCTCGCGGTGACCGCGGTCGTCATCGCGCTCGAATCCGCGGTCGAGTCCGGCGACGCCTCCGGGTACGCGTCCACGAATCCGCGGGCGAGCACCCGCCTGGAACTCGGGTGGCTGAAGGCGCCCGCGCTCGCGTTCTGCGCGCTCGTCGTCGCCGCCTGCCTCGCCGTCCCCGTCGGCCTCCTCGTCCTCTGGCTCGTCCGCGACACCGGCGGTGCGGGCTCCGGGTACGCGTTCTCCTGGGAGTACGGCTGGAACTCGCTCACCGTGAGCGTCCTCGCGGCCGCCGGCAGCATCCTCATGGCGCTCCCCGTCGCGTACACGTCCGTCGCGGACGACTCCCGACTCACGCGCCTGCTCGAACGCGGCACGTACGTCGGGTACGCGGTCCCCGGTATCGTCGTCGGCATCGCGCTCGTCGCGATGGGGAACCGGTTCGCGCCCGCGATCTACGGCACGATCCCGCTCATGGTGTTCGCGTACGTCGTCCGGTTCCTCCCGCAGGCCGTCGGGAGCGTCCGGTCGTCGCTCCTCCAGGTCGACGGCCGGCTCGTCGAGGCCGCGCGCACGCTCGGGCACTCGCCCGCCGCGACGTTCCGGAAGGTCACGCTCCCGCTGGTCGTCCCCGGCGTCGTCTCCGGGGCTGCGCTCGTCTTCCTGACGACGATGAAGGAGCTCCCGGCGACGCTCCTGCTGCGACCGCTAGGTTTTGAAACCCTCGTCACGTACATCTGGATGGTACAGGAGTCCAGGCACTACGGGAAGGCGGCCGTGCCCGCGCTGGCGCTGGTGGGCCTCTCCGCGATCTCGATGCTGGTCTTGCTGTCGCGAGGTGGCGACGATGTCGCGTAA
- a CDS encoding ABC transporter ATP-binding protein, whose translation MSRNESPRGLDREDPYGRPAADDEERTDPAGDAVVLELDGVTKRFGPECAVDDLSVSVHDGELLTLLGPSGCGKTTTLRVLAGLERPDEGVVRLDGEPIADADTFRKPEDRDVGIVFQDFALFPHLTVAENVAFGLQDRDAEETAARVDDLLELVGLEDQRGSKPTQLSGGQQQRVALARSLAPEPSVLLLDEPFSNLDVRLREQMREEVRAILKEADVTAVSVTHDQEEALSISDRVAVMSEGDVEQIGTPEKVFQHPESRFVASFLGQASFLTGHFADGAVETVLGDFPASMVEGLTTEYENAEIDLLVRPDDLRATPVEADDGGNGEIIYRQYMGPSFVYRVRMDSGDVVHCQHNHVTDFELGQRVNVELVADHTIAWYPTR comes from the coding sequence ATGTCACGTAACGAATCTCCACGAGGGCTCGACCGCGAGGACCCGTACGGACGACCGGCGGCCGACGACGAGGAACGGACGGATCCGGCCGGCGACGCCGTCGTCCTCGAACTCGACGGCGTCACGAAGCGCTTCGGGCCCGAGTGCGCGGTCGACGACCTCTCGGTGTCCGTGCACGACGGCGAACTCCTCACGCTCCTGGGCCCCTCCGGCTGCGGGAAGACGACGACGCTGCGCGTACTCGCGGGCCTCGAGCGCCCGGACGAGGGCGTGGTTCGCCTCGACGGCGAGCCCATTGCGGACGCGGATACATTCCGGAAGCCCGAGGACCGCGACGTCGGCATCGTCTTCCAGGACTTCGCGCTGTTCCCGCACCTCACGGTCGCGGAGAACGTCGCGTTCGGCCTCCAGGACCGCGACGCCGAGGAGACCGCGGCGCGCGTCGACGACCTCCTGGAACTCGTCGGCCTGGAGGACCAGCGCGGCTCGAAGCCCACGCAGCTCTCGGGCGGTCAACAGCAGCGCGTGGCGCTCGCGCGCTCGCTCGCGCCTGAACCGAGCGTCCTCCTCCTCGACGAGCCGTTCTCGAACCTCGACGTGCGCCTGCGCGAGCAGATGCGCGAGGAGGTCCGCGCCATCCTCAAGGAAGCCGACGTCACCGCCGTCTCGGTGACCCACGACCAGGAGGAGGCGCTCTCGATCTCGGACCGCGTCGCGGTGATGAGCGAGGGCGACGTCGAGCAGATCGGGACGCCCGAGAAGGTGTTCCAGCACCCCGAGTCCCGGTTCGTCGCCTCCTTCCTCGGCCAGGCCTCGTTCCTCACCGGGCACTTCGCGGACGGCGCGGTCGAGACGGTGCTCGGCGACTTCCCGGCGTCGATGGTCGAAGGGCTGACGACCGAGTACGAGAACGCCGAGATCGACCTGCTCGTTCGCCCGGACGACCTGCGCGCGACGCCCGTGGAGGCCGACGACGGCGGGAACGGCGAGATCATCTACCGCCAGTACATGGGGCCGTCGTTCGTCTACCGCGTCCGCATGGACTCCGGCGACGTCGTCCACTGCCAGCACAATCACGTCACGGACTTCGAACTCGGGCAGCGCGTGAACGTCGAGCTCGTCGCCGATCATACCATCGCCTGGTACCCGACACGCTAG
- a CDS encoding glycosyltransferase family 39 protein, with protein MSDGDRADATNGDRLRLRVRDQISVRPSTLALALLAGVLAYVVSVVVFPYHSTNHDEAVYLQQAAMLLDGQLFLRPAVPDAVRPWFFVRDGDALYSKYTPVAAGVFALGKAVAGSYRVALAVVAAGNVALAVALGREAFDHRTGLLAGGLLLASPLFVVSSSVFLSYAPTTLFNLAFAYAYVRAARTGTGRNADARADGTARARRFGWAAVAGVAVGLAFFSRPYTAVLFASPFVAHAAWCVLRGRSRPALEANAVTGALGVGFVALALAYNAVVTGDALTFPYQAFAPRDGLGFGTREILDYSRNYTPALAVRANAEVAARLFARWVPLGVAGTALAAWGARRALADASPADGATSSLDDRTLRLLLAAVVPAVVVGNVAFWGNLNVLGNLDVVADGLVWTLGPYYHFDVLAPTAIFGAWGARDLVARVRARLAATSGARRTAVAAGAVVLALVVAGVGVGALAHPLGANYVSSQHVADAYDADREFDDAVLFLPQIYGDWLNHPLQAYRNDPGFDGDVVYALDRDGENFAVVDAYPNRSYYRYTYRGRWAPFDGASVDPRVQRVDVARGERAGVDASLGTPSWTERAAVELTTDEDSVAYYVNESDGALADGIDARIVVADGRARLVGDDVEARTGNGSVAVEDTDTVTVTAFLGSRGSGGLTYRVETPVRGGAGDAPSAAMTPYVETCIEYATCDGGAAYRPGDSPAGVSVDVAVWANGFANRSPNATA; from the coding sequence ATGTCGGACGGCGACCGAGCGGACGCGACCAACGGCGATCGCCTCCGGCTCCGCGTTCGCGATCAGATCTCCGTTCGGCCGTCGACGCTCGCGCTCGCGCTCCTCGCCGGCGTGCTCGCGTACGTCGTCTCCGTCGTCGTCTTTCCTTATCACTCGACGAACCACGACGAGGCGGTGTACCTCCAGCAGGCCGCGATGCTGCTGGACGGCCAGTTGTTCCTGCGTCCGGCGGTCCCGGACGCGGTCCGGCCGTGGTTCTTCGTGCGGGACGGCGACGCACTCTACTCGAAGTACACGCCGGTCGCGGCGGGCGTGTTCGCGCTCGGGAAGGCCGTCGCGGGCTCGTACCGGGTTGCGCTCGCGGTCGTCGCCGCGGGGAACGTCGCACTCGCTGTCGCGCTCGGCCGCGAGGCGTTCGACCACCGTACCGGCCTGCTCGCGGGCGGCCTCCTGCTCGCGTCGCCGCTGTTCGTCGTCTCCTCGTCCGTGTTCCTCTCGTACGCGCCGACGACCCTGTTCAACCTCGCGTTCGCGTACGCGTACGTTCGTGCGGCACGGACCGGCACCGGTCGAAACGCCGACGCTCGCGCCGACGGGACAGCGCGCGCGCGACGATTCGGCTGGGCGGCCGTGGCGGGCGTCGCGGTCGGCCTCGCGTTCTTCTCGCGACCCTACACTGCGGTCCTGTTCGCGTCGCCGTTCGTCGCGCACGCCGCCTGGTGCGTCCTCCGCGGCCGCTCGCGGCCCGCGCTGGAGGCCAACGCCGTCACGGGCGCGCTCGGCGTCGGGTTCGTCGCGCTCGCGCTCGCGTACAACGCCGTCGTCACCGGCGACGCGCTCACGTTCCCCTACCAGGCGTTCGCCCCGCGGGACGGCCTCGGGTTCGGGACGCGCGAGATCCTCGACTACTCGCGGAACTACACGCCCGCGCTCGCCGTCCGCGCGAACGCCGAGGTCGCCGCCCGACTCTTCGCCCGCTGGGTTCCCCTCGGCGTCGCCGGCACCGCCCTCGCCGCGTGGGGCGCCCGTCGCGCGCTCGCCGACGCGTCTCCTGCGGATGGCGCTACCAGTTCGCTCGACGACCGCACGCTCCGATTGCTCCTCGCCGCGGTCGTCCCCGCGGTCGTCGTCGGGAACGTCGCGTTCTGGGGGAACCTGAACGTCCTCGGGAACCTGGACGTCGTCGCGGACGGCCTCGTCTGGACGCTCGGCCCGTACTACCACTTCGACGTGCTCGCCCCGACCGCGATCTTCGGCGCGTGGGGCGCCCGCGATCTCGTCGCTCGCGTGCGTGCCCGCCTCGCCGCGACGTCGGGCGCTCGCCGGACGGCCGTCGCCGCCGGCGCGGTCGTCCTCGCGCTCGTCGTCGCGGGCGTCGGCGTCGGCGCGCTCGCACATCCGCTCGGGGCGAACTACGTCTCGAGCCAGCACGTCGCCGACGCCTACGACGCCGACCGCGAGTTCGACGACGCAGTCCTCTTCCTCCCGCAGATCTACGGCGACTGGCTCAATCACCCGCTGCAGGCGTACCGGAACGACCCCGGGTTCGACGGCGACGTCGTGTACGCGCTCGACCGCGACGGCGAGAACTTCGCGGTCGTCGACGCGTACCCGAACCGGTCGTACTACCGGTACACCTATCGCGGGCGGTGGGCGCCGTTCGACGGCGCGTCCGTCGACCCGCGCGTCCAGCGCGTCGACGTCGCTCGCGGCGAGCGCGCGGGCGTCGACGCCTCGCTCGGCACGCCGTCGTGGACCGAACGCGCCGCCGTGGAGTTGACGACCGACGAGGACAGCGTCGCGTACTACGTGAACGAATCCGATGGTGCGCTCGCGGACGGCATCGACGCGCGCATCGTCGTCGCCGACGGCCGCGCGCGCCTCGTCGGCGACGACGTCGAGGCCCGCACCGGGAACGGGAGCGTCGCCGTCGAGGACACGGACACCGTGACCGTGACCGCGTTCCTCGGCAGTCGCGGCAGCGGCGGCCTCACGTACCGCGTGGAGACGCCGGTGCGCGGCGGCGCGGGCGACGCACCGAGCGCGGCGATGACGCCGTACGTGGAGACCTGCATCGAGTACGCGACGTGCGACGGCGGCGCCGCGTACCGCCCCGGCGACTCGCCCGCGGGCGTCTCCGTCGACGTCGCGGTCTGGGCGAACGGGTTCGCGAACCGGTCGCCGAACGCGACGGCGTGA
- a CDS encoding dolichyl-phosphate hexose transferase encodes MGTYNEEAAIGTVLDDVERVSDGRAEVVCVDGSSDRTPEIARERGATVIEQEPQGYGVAVREAVLTPDRPVVVTTDCDDTYPMDALPRFLEKVNEGYDVVSGDRLYHGADAMPAFNRLGNHAFAAIASALMGTRVHDTTTGMRAYRRDVLQEITWTTNTALSAELLIRPTMRGRRVVEIPIEYGERAGETKLDPIQGGWEIGTGIVRVCLEERLRRLFD; translated from the coding sequence ATGGGGACGTACAACGAGGAGGCCGCCATCGGGACCGTCCTCGACGACGTCGAGCGCGTCTCGGACGGCCGCGCAGAGGTCGTCTGCGTGGACGGCTCTAGCGACCGAACGCCGGAAATCGCCCGCGAGAGGGGCGCGACGGTCATCGAGCAGGAACCACAGGGATACGGGGTCGCGGTCCGCGAGGCCGTCCTCACGCCGGACCGGCCCGTCGTCGTGACGACGGACTGCGACGACACGTACCCGATGGACGCACTCCCCAGGTTCCTCGAGAAGGTCAACGAGGGGTACGACGTCGTCTCCGGCGACCGCCTCTACCACGGCGCCGACGCGATGCCCGCGTTCAACCGCCTCGGGAACCACGCGTTCGCCGCGATAGCGAGCGCGCTCATGGGGACGCGCGTCCACGACACCACGACGGGGATGCGCGCGTACCGACGCGACGTCCTCCAGGAGATCACGTGGACGACGAACACCGCGCTGTCGGCGGAGCTGCTCATCCGGCCCACGATGCGCGGCCGTCGCGTCGTCGAGATCCCCATCGAGTACGGCGAGCGCGCCGGCGAGACGAAGCTCGACCCCATCCAGGGCGGCTGGGAGATCGGGACTGGCATCGTCCGCGTCTGCCTCGAGGAACGACTCCGTCGGCTGTTCGACTGA
- a CDS encoding VOC family protein has product MSGIVFFGCEDYEATASFYVDEVGAEVWLEQTACTICKYDNFLFGFCASDETETEGVLTFVTEDRAGVDEFYERFADRARSEPVVNDEFDVYQFFADDPDGRTMEFQTFLHDTDPV; this is encoded by the coding sequence ATGTCCGGGATCGTGTTCTTCGGGTGCGAGGACTACGAGGCGACGGCGTCGTTCTACGTCGACGAGGTCGGTGCGGAAGTCTGGCTGGAGCAGACGGCGTGTACGATCTGCAAGTACGACAACTTCCTGTTCGGGTTCTGTGCGAGCGACGAGACGGAGACCGAGGGCGTGCTGACGTTCGTGACCGAGGACCGCGCGGGCGTCGACGAGTTCTACGAGCGATTCGCCGACCGCGCGCGCTCGGAGCCGGTCGTGAACGACGAGTTCGACGTCTACCAGTTCTTCGCGGACGACCCGGACGGGCGGACGATGGAGTTCCAGACGTTCCTGCACGACACCGACCCCGTGTAG
- a CDS encoding DUF4175 domain-containing protein: MDEALDVVEVVAESGFEDAFAWVLRALGILLVLAGLGVWLLTELIWLPVALVAAGLICLVAPQILLFLVELAG; encoded by the coding sequence ATGGACGAAGCACTCGACGTCGTCGAGGTCGTCGCCGAATCGGGATTCGAGGACGCGTTCGCGTGGGTCCTCCGCGCGCTCGGCATCCTGCTCGTGCTCGCGGGACTCGGCGTGTGGCTGCTCACCGAGCTGATCTGGCTACCGGTCGCGCTCGTCGCCGCCGGCCTCATCTGCCTCGTCGCTCCCCAGATACTCCTGTTCCTCGTCGAACTCGCCGGCTGA
- a CDS encoding DUF998 domain-containing protein yields the protein MTPSRRTLTSFGFAAPAASIGLVSLATLVDPKFSWATRSLSSMGESTGLGVFAVDSANQLAWLLFNGGLFAGGLLGLPFVALLVLDARNAFERVGAVGFGVALVCMAGVGVAFLESDAAPAPFDELHFLFAVLLFFSIGVVPWLYGSGMVLADDARAGLATIWLANLYAVQWVVWIVLEAFAFTGDGDTWTYFAVPEFVGAVVLGGWAAWLAARKRRAA from the coding sequence ATGACTCCATCTCGTCGGACGCTGACGTCCTTCGGGTTCGCCGCCCCCGCGGCGTCCATCGGGCTCGTGTCGCTCGCGACGCTCGTCGACCCGAAGTTCTCCTGGGCGACGCGGTCGCTCTCGAGCATGGGCGAATCGACCGGCCTCGGAGTGTTCGCGGTCGACTCCGCGAACCAGCTCGCGTGGCTCCTGTTCAACGGCGGCCTGTTCGCGGGCGGCCTCCTCGGCCTGCCGTTCGTCGCGCTGCTCGTCCTCGACGCCCGAAACGCGTTCGAGCGCGTCGGCGCGGTCGGGTTCGGGGTCGCGCTCGTTTGCATGGCCGGCGTCGGCGTCGCCTTCCTCGAGTCCGACGCCGCACCAGCGCCGTTCGACGAACTCCACTTCCTCTTCGCGGTCCTCCTGTTCTTCTCCATCGGCGTCGTCCCGTGGCTCTACGGTAGCGGGATGGTCCTCGCCGACGACGCGCGAGCTGGACTGGCGACCATCTGGCTCGCGAACCTCTACGCCGTCCAGTGGGTCGTCTGGATCGTCCTCGAGGCGTTCGCGTTCACTGGCGACGGCGACACGTGGACGTACTTCGCAGTCCCGGAGTTCGTCGGCGCGGTCGTCCTCGGCGGCTGGGCCGCGTGGCTCGCCGCCCGGAAACGACGGGCCGCCTGA